In Trichocoleus desertorum ATA4-8-CV12, the following proteins share a genomic window:
- a CDS encoding ABC transporter ATP-binding protein, whose product MTAATDSPSELVVYERPTVVETNNLRKVYRTGFWFNQRVESLKGCSLTVYQGETFGLLGPNGAGKTTLLKTLLGIVRATSGKALLLNRPLGDRLVKQKVGYLPENAYYYDYLTGWEFLQFVAGLFQIPRSVQRQRIPQLLELVGLSQKTTRKKQLRQYSKGMLQRIGMAQALINDPEVVFLDEPMSGLDPMGRYQIREIILSLKEQGKTIFFNSHVLSDVEQICDRVAILAEGELVCVGSLNELLGTADTYYVKGKGGSLDVLKKRMLNLEFQDGFWEGNLRGEPYDFLASLSLMGAQIITVSLARPTLEEFFMGQLRQRNIQSSH is encoded by the coding sequence ATGACTGCTGCAACAGATTCACCAAGCGAACTAGTCGTATACGAGCGACCCACGGTAGTAGAAACCAATAACCTGCGCAAAGTTTATCGCACTGGGTTCTGGTTTAATCAGCGTGTGGAATCCCTAAAAGGCTGTTCGCTCACCGTGTATCAGGGAGAAACTTTTGGCTTGTTGGGGCCGAATGGTGCGGGCAAAACAACCCTGCTTAAAACGTTGCTGGGCATTGTCCGCGCCACCTCAGGCAAAGCTTTGCTGTTAAATAGGCCGTTGGGCGATCGCCTGGTGAAGCAAAAAGTCGGCTACCTGCCAGAAAATGCCTACTATTACGATTACCTCACCGGATGGGAGTTTTTGCAGTTTGTCGCAGGCTTGTTTCAAATCCCACGCTCTGTGCAGCGGCAACGAATTCCGCAATTACTCGAACTCGTGGGTTTGTCGCAAAAAACGACGCGCAAGAAACAACTGCGGCAATACTCCAAGGGTATGTTGCAGCGTATTGGCATGGCTCAAGCCTTGATCAACGATCCAGAAGTAGTGTTTCTTGATGAACCAATGTCGGGATTAGACCCAATGGGACGCTACCAAATTCGAGAGATTATTCTGTCGCTGAAAGAGCAAGGCAAAACGATTTTCTTTAACAGTCACGTTTTGTCGGATGTGGAGCAAATTTGCGATCGCGTTGCCATCTTGGCTGAGGGCGAATTAGTCTGTGTCGGCTCCTTGAATGAGCTGTTAGGAACTGCCGACACCTATTACGTGAAAGGCAAAGGCGGCAGCCTTGATGTATTGAAGAAACGCATGCTCAATTTAGAATTCCAAGATGGCTTTTGGGAGGGAAACTTACGCGGCGAGCCCTACGATTTCTTGGCGAGCCTCAGTCTCATGGGCGCTCAAATCATCACCGTAAGTCTAGCTCGGCCTACTCTAGAAGAGTTTTTTATGGGGCAGTTGCGCCAGCGCAATA